The following are encoded in a window of Heterodontus francisci isolate sHetFra1 chromosome 2, sHetFra1.hap1, whole genome shotgun sequence genomic DNA:
- the igfbp3 gene encoding insulin-like growth factor-binding protein 3: MVYALCVLAVAAVSVKLAASLGPVVRCEPCDARALAQCKPLQGDCQPVREPGCGCCMTCALRQGQQCGVYTERCASGFTCLPQASESRPLQALLEGKGLCTNQTAKLRILLTAAGNANRSEEERNASNSGNEWSPNTHRMQESKTHQQHNKLLQKEASRKSQLYKINNEAENTETTNFSSEIKHDTEYGPCRREMEDILNNLKAVSILSPRGVYIPNCDKKGFYKKKQCRSSKGRKRGLCWCVDKYGTRLPSYDRNGELRCYSFESK; this comes from the exons ATGGTGTACGCGCTGTGTGTGCTGGCCGTGGCGGCGGTGAGTGTCAAGTTAGCCGCCTCTCTGGGACCTGTCGTCCGCTGCGAGCCGTGCGACGCCCGGGCGCTGGCGCAATGCAAACCGCTGCAGGGCGACTGCCAGCCGGTGAGGGAGCCGGGCTGCGGCTGCTGCATGACCTGCGCCCTCCGCCAGGGGCAGCAGTGCGGCGTGTACACGGAGCGTTGCGCCTCcggcttcacctgtctgccccaggcGAGCGAAAGCAGACCGTTGCAGGcactgttggaggggaaggggCTCTGCACTAACCAGACGGCGAAACTCCGCATCCTCCTGACCGCTGCAG GAAATGCCAACCGTTCAGAGGAAGAAAGGAATGCCAGTAACTCCGGGAATGAGTGGAGTCCCAACACACACCGAATGCAAGAGAGTAAAACTCATCAACAGCACAATAAGCTGTTGCAGAAAGAAGCATCAAGAAAATCCCAGCTGTACAAAATTAACAATGAAGCAGAGAACACTGAAACTACCAACTTTTCttcagaaattaaacatgacaCAGAATAT GGTCCTTGTCGGAGAGAAATGGAAGACATCCTAAATAATCTGAAAGCTGTATCCATTCTGAGCCCCAGAGGTGTATACATTCCAAATTGTGACAAGAAAGGCTTCTACAAGAAAAAACAG TGCCGATCTTCGAAAGGCAGGAAGCGAGGTCTctgctggtgtgtggataaatatggCACTCGGCTGCCCAGCTATGACAGAAATGGGGAATTGCGCTGTTACAGCTTTGAGAGTAAGTGA